One Cardiocondyla obscurior isolate alpha-2009 linkage group LG09, Cobs3.1, whole genome shotgun sequence genomic window, cacaaataaaaatacatagtAACGTTAAGGTTTTCCATATTGAGCTTAAAGTATCTACTTGCGGCCATGCACCGATTGGCTTGAGATACCAtcgatttaattgcaaattaaagtCAACGTgttttttcgccgcgttgctTTCTGGCGCGCATTTGGAATTCGACATGGTCGCTTCATGAAAGCGCACGATGCACTGTCACGTATGGAAAAATTATCGCACTGAAGCTTGATAAAGAATGAAGAAGCGCCTGCGCCGACCTTCGGAAGAGTTtgatgatataaaaattactttgagAGGGGCGTATGTTCAATCAATATAACTGTTTGCCGGGGGTTTCTATTGCCAGATTTCTAAGAGAACATCGCGTGAGGAGTGTAAGGATAGATTCGTGGAAGTAATGTTAAAACCACTCTAACTGAATAGATTTTCCTTGTTCGATAATACATGTTAGCCATGGTCTTTGTATTGATTAATGAGATAAGTTACTTTTAAGTAACGATAAAGgttcaaatataataaactatatagggtatattgaaaaaaaatatatataattagatgtatgataaaaatcataaaattatattttgcataaacctcttaaaataatgcaatagCTCATATTTCTGTGttttaatctaataattaatcttattattattttttttaaaggattaTTCCTGTATccttttaatcttattttgtacaaaatataGTTTTCACATTTCTagactttttatattttacattgtcAGAGTtcgtaacaaatttaaatataccaTGGAAGTTTTAATTACCTGGAACAAAATGTTTCATTCtgcatatcaaataattacataatatttcGGAAGAATAAGGTAAATGCGTTTTGTAagatggaaattaattaattgtatttagcgtaattaaaaaaaaaaaaatttttttaaggaagTATGCTGTATCACTTACATCGCCAAAAGTTGCGATAGAcaagtgaaataattttcccgCGGTGAATTTTATCACGTTACTTGATCGAACAATAATCAAAACGAGACCAAGTGCAGTTTTATGATGCAGATTATACCAGTTAGTCATATATGCCATCTCTCCAACATATTTGCACTAACAAAttgatacaaaattaaataataatttatatacttaataaaataaattatgaattatttaatgctagataaatattaaagaattaaagaatCGAGTTTCgctaaaaatcaaaatattaaattattaaattaaaaattatttgtttttgaTGTAATACCTGTTCTGTTACGATCTCTCCGATgtagcaaaatataaaaatattgaaaccCATCGAAAAGTACACATTAATATAAGATGTGATTTTTGTTGCATCGAAATCATCCCAAGCCTACAAAATTATAACGTTTATTTTGGCTATAAAAGTAAagttggattttttaaaataattatcagcATACCAAAATCAAGTAATATCCACATAAACACATATTTATCGTACATCCCATTAGTTCTATAAGAGAGATCTTATTCATAACATTTTCTACACGTGCTACGAAACTGAAATGCGTAAAATAATGCTAATCGTCAGACGTGAAAATTGCGGAACACATAcgatttcatataaaattacatgtgTCCACGAagtaatctaaaaaaatttacgtaccTCAGTATTCTAAGATGATGCTCCACGATAACAGCCAATTTTTGTTCGGTCGAATTACCTCCTTTCTCATTATCTTCAAGTTCACTCAGCCATGTGTACAGTACGTTTAATTGACCACTAGCGTGCATCGCGAAGACGGCAGCTAGGCTACAAGCACCGGCAGTAGACGAACTCACTATAAACGTTGACATAAATTGCACAGTCAAGGCGATTTCGTTCACAGGGCTAAATCTCGTGTCGATAATTTGGCTGTAAAGCGGACACGTCATTGGATGCATTCTAAACGTGTCGTTGCCGACGGTGACGGGCACGGTTTTTATCGCTCTGGCTATACTAAACAAAAACGCGCCACCGTGCATAATCACCCCACACATCCCGGCAACGAAGCGGCCGAACTTAGCGTGCTGCATCATTACATCGCGATCTTgatttctatttataattttccaatCTGACTCCATGTGCCGTATCAAATTTCGAATATCGTTACTATGTTGCAAGAGCATCCAATAATTCACCGTACCGATAATACGGTGAATTAACGGGCCAATGGTGCccagctttatttttatgttagcGTCTTCCAGTAATACGAATAACGTGCACGGTATCATTATAAGTGCCACTACGGTAACGCAAATTAAAACGTGTAATAACCCGAGTATTCCGTACGCTACGTTCAAGTCGTTCATTTGTGGCCAGCCAGCAATTGGCTTGAGGAACCACCGGCACAGCTGGGTGCTGTACTCggtgttttttttaaagctggCACTTCTAGAGATAGGTTTTGATTTTTCCATGATTACTTCGTGGACGCATTCGACGTACTGACGCGGAGAACAGCGCGCTTGTAAGAATCGTTCGAATTTGCGCCTGCGTCAACTTCTACCAAAGTTTGGATTGAAAACTTTGTggagacaattttttttttctggcgaGCCCGGTTGCATGTTCGATCAATAATGGTTTATAGCTGATTACTTATTCTGCCagtttgacaaaaaaattatgttcaGAAGAGATGAAAAGTAGATTTGAGAAAGTTAACCTTTGTAAAATGTGTTCTTAAGTGAATCAAGGACATTTACtaaatgtttcaaaaatttaattgtagaaaaaTCTGTTcttgtatattataaacagtaattatataattaatgagtgtaacaaacatttatataattaatgttttgaTAACTTATCTGGAGAGTATTCTACCTCTACTACGCTCGATGTACTATCTAACTCactacgtatttttaattaactacaTTGTTAGTTAAACGCATTTTACATAGTTAttgtacgtaaaatatttaaataagccATGGAAGTTTTAATTACctgaaacatttatatttatatttttattaataataaacgattTTGCATTGCacattttaatcaaatacTATAATTGATGCAATAAAACTACgttggtttaaaaaaattaatctgtattaataaaattataattattattaaaaaatatatatataatacttacATCTCCGAAAGTTGCtattgacaaattaattaattttccagcAGTCATTTTGATGACATTACTtgatcttattattattaaaatgaggCATTGAGCTGTTTTGTGTGGTAATAGATACCAATTAGTCATATATACTATTTCTCCTACATGTTTGCTCTAACGAAtaagtacaaaatttttaatcttttataaatatttaaatattaatttttaggatttcattaaaaaaaaaattttttttatttaattttatcgtcgaGATTACCTGTTCGGTCAAAATCTCGCCGATatagcaaaaaataaatatattgtaaccCATTGAagtatacaaaataatatatgatagTATTTTTGCTCCATCGAAAGCACCCCAATtctggaaaattaatttcatacgTACAAagcttatttattaaaaaaaaaaaaattaatttgcgtaaAAAATAGATTGCTTTCTTTTTACCATATCTTTTTAAGCATACCGTAATTGAATAATATCCAAGCAAGCACATATTTAGCGTGCACCCCATCAAAATTGCGAGACAAACTTTATGCATGATATTTTCCACACGTGCTATAAAACTGCAATACGTTTTTACAATCGTGATGTGCGGCTTtagctaataaaatatattctttaaaaaatacgttgaacatatatttttatattctccgCAGAcagcaataaattttaatttttacgaaatacgCTTgtatagaaaagaaaaatctctaAAATGAGTTATTCTTGAAGGAGAGTCACGTTGTAGCTAAAATCTCAGTACCAATctcggtaaataaaaaaggcGGTACCTTAAAACTCTTAAATGATGTTCCACAATAGTAGCCAGTTTTTGATCGACCGACTGGgaccccttttttttataatcggCAACGAGCTCGTTCAACCACGTGTACAGGACGTTGAGTTGGCCGCAGGCGTGCATCGCGAAAACACCGGCAAAGCTGCATACGCTC contains:
- the LOC139105818 gene encoding odorant receptor 82a-like; translation: MEKSKPISRSASFKKNTEYSTQLCRWFLKPIAGWPQMNDLNVAYGILGLLHVLICVTVVALIMIPCTLFVLLEDANIKIKLGTIGPLIHRIIGTVNYWMLLQHSNDIRNLIRHMESDWKIINRNQDRDVMMQHAKFGRFVAGMCGVIMHGGAFLFSIARAIKTVPVTVGNDTFRMHPMTCPLYSQIIDTRFSPVNEIALTVQFMSTFIVSSSTAGACSLAAVFAMHASGQLNVLYTWLSELEDNEKGGNSTEQKLAVIVEHHLRILSFVARVENVMNKISLIELMGCTINMCLCGYYLILAWDDFDATKITSYINVYFSMGFNIFIFCYIGEIVTEQCKYVGEMAYMTNWYNLHHKTALGLVLIIVRSSNVIKFTAGKLFHLSIATFGDVIKTSMVYLNLLRTLTM